One Gemmatimonas sp. DNA window includes the following coding sequences:
- a CDS encoding DUF6884 domain-containing protein, with the protein MRIALVSCVKAKLSVPAPARELYTSPLFRGLRRYAMDQADAWFILSAEYGLLHPDQVVAPYERTLIGMPSIDRRRWEERVLAQLLPALPSAAEVLILAGKPYRDYLEPVLREHGCLVSIPMEGLAIGKQLQFLKRCQDSIANAQ; encoded by the coding sequence ATGCGTATCGCGCTCGTCTCGTGCGTAAAGGCAAAACTCTCCGTCCCGGCACCGGCGCGTGAGCTTTACACGTCACCGCTTTTCCGCGGCCTTCGGCGATATGCGATGGACCAAGCCGATGCGTGGTTCATCCTGTCGGCTGAGTATGGACTACTGCATCCGGACCAAGTCGTGGCGCCATACGAGCGCACGCTGATCGGGATGCCGAGTATCGATCGCCGTCGCTGGGAGGAGCGTGTGCTTGCTCAACTGCTGCCGGCGCTTCCCTCGGCAGCGGAAGTCCTCATCCTTGCCGGAAAGCCTTATCGAGATTACCTCGAGCCCGTGCTTCGCGAACACGGATGTCTTGTGTCGATTCCGATGGAAGGCCTCGCCATCGGAAAGCAGCTTCAATTCCTGAAACGATGCCAAGACAGCATAGCCAATGCACAGTGA